The genomic region AGGTTTTTGAATGGTTCTTCTCCCTACATCTCTTAGATGATGTCAAACTGTGTGGCTCATTAGTATGTCAGACATGTTTGGAATGGGTGGGATGACCAGCCACAAAGTTGAAGGAAAAGAAAGATGGCCACCATGTCTGATTTGACCTACCCTGAGAAGTGACTGACAGCTTAACACTCCATCGGGTGttggtcgctctggataagagcgtctgctaaatgactaaatgtaaatgttggtgttggtcttgtgtgtgtgttgggtgtggggGGTTATTGTTGGGGGATGGGTTTGTATGGGagtgtgttggtatgtgtgcatagatgttgtgtgtttgtgtgtgttagtgtatgtgtgtgttaggggtgaGTGTACAAATTCCTGAAATAACATGACCGGATCCCATGTCTCTCAGATACTCTCATCATAACAAATACCGATGCGGTCAGTCGCacattcccacacacagacacgtacacaatGTTGTTTCTCTTTtcatcttctttctctctgtgtctgtaatGTGAGATCTGCCTCCATGTGTACCCTGAGCAGctgagcgtgtgtatgtgtgaaggaTTCTGGCATCACAGATTAGGGTTTTTAAtgtcaacccccccaccccacacagacacacacacacagttaccttGGTGCAATCGCAGCTCTGGAAGACGTAGCAGGTGCAGGTGTTTGTGTCCTTCAGCATGCAGCCGAAGCTGCTGGGCTGCTGGCTGTTGTGTAGCAGCTTGGTCAGGTGGTGGGGGCGACACTCAAACAgcacggtgtgtgtgagggggtcccATGCCTCCCTGAGCCCCgcctccaccatcacacacacacactgcaccctcgatgctgatacacacagacacacagactgattGTGTCCTTCAGTGGTAGAAGGAACATGGTCCAGATTCCTGCTTCGGAGGTGTGTGTATCCAAAACCAGGAGCCTCAGGCCTACCCCCTCCAGCCGGAGGCCTCACAATCTCAGCTACCACCCAGGGCAGCATGGACATAGTGGTAAGAGGATGGACGGGTAGAGACCCAACTAAGGTCAGTTTATACTggacttcctcctcttcctggtcctcctcctctgcctcagttacagcaccaccaccacccctgagAGGgtagtcagggagggagggagggatctggTAAGAGCCATGGCTGCTGGGGAGAGGGTCTTTGGAACTCCTCAGGCTGAGGGCCTTGTCCCTGGGCTTCACCTCGAAGAACAGCCCCTCCATGgttggagaggatggagaggacttCCTCTTGAAAAAAGACCTGACTGGCCAAGCATAATATTACAGTTAGATTTCTAACTAGATAGTCTACAGGTTGACAGGTCACAAACAGAATGGGTTCCATGACTGTTtgtatactaacacacacacagtagtcagTGGGCTTGGGGTCAAGTGGAGGTCAAGAAGAGTGTGTATATCAACACCTGTCTGACATTTCATTAAGGCATGATTCCATTAAGGCACACACTTGAAAGCTTGGCTATATCtcagaaacacaccacacagatcaCTTGATTGGCAAGCAAACTTGGCCCAGTGCATGACAAGTAATACGGTAATTGCCTACTCTCATGgtcaatcaacacacacataaatctcCTCAGCAcgatatatacatacacacacacccggccAGCAGTGAGTAAAAATAACCAGGCATGACATGTACAACTGTTGTAGTGTAGTATGCAGCGCTATAGAGCGAAAGAAAAACAACTTCCAGATGGTAGCGACATAATATGCAAACATTATGAAAAGGGTCAACTCTCAACAGAACATAGTTGAACACAAAAATATGAACTCGCTTTAAGATATCAAATCTCTACATGTCACGTTTAACCTTGCAGTGTATCTAGATCAAGGTTGAGAACGTGATTGAAATTAAAATATGATTAGCTACAACGACACGGGGTGTGGAAGAGAACATCGTGAACCTACCTCAACATCAAGGTCCATTTGACATTAAAAAGTATGCTATTTAACACCTTTCGGTACGGTAGACTAAATCTGAATAGACGCAGTGTTCAAAGAAAACTGTTAATGTAAGACAGACGCTTACACCTGTCAACACATAAAACATTATTTTACTTTAAGTGGGTTACGCACAATGTCGCGCTCGCACATTGGTTGGTCTTGCGGAACCATGTTCCACATTACAGCAGGTCTATTTGTGAGGTCAGTGTAATTGTCTCTAAGGGTTCCGTTACAACAGTCAACACAGCGAAACCATCACCAGAAGCTTGCAACTCGTACCTCTTATTAACGGTCGACGTACTTCCTCACAGAAACTGAGTGTGTGGGTCGGTGACAGTGCGGCTTTGCAATAAAGTAGGTCCGTAACGTATCAAACTCTGAGACACACCAGACTGTTCCTGTTGCCCCCCGTCGTCCACTCCGGAAGCTAAGAATAGATTCGGTCTACAGAGGCCTGGCTCCCCTCTCCGACCCAACACAAGGTGCACAGGATAGATGATTAAATAGTGATCCAACTCACATCCTTATTGACTCACACgctacacacgtgcacataaaATGACAAATGCTGCAGAGGACCGAGGATAGGTGAAACTATAGTTTGAGTTACATACTTTTTTTAATGATGCTTAAAAGGCATCTGACTATTAGACTATATAAGCATCTGGAAAGGGATTGGAAACAGGCAACAACACCACTTACCCATAATTTCCAAGTCGAAAATGTAAGAATGTTCTCACAGTGCATAACTTTCCCAAATAAACGTCTAAAGCGGTGGCTTGGTTTATCGCGGAAGAACGTCACAATTTCTTTTTAATTCTCTAAATCGGTTCTTTGAACCATTTCCCGATATGTGGCACTGGCGGCCTCACGTCAACTAGCCCCCATCTTTTACATAAAAATTAAAACACTCAATTAAGAATAACGATGATGTCGATATCTAATTTTATTTCACATCTTAAATAATTTCACTCACTCCAGTCTCATAGAGCAATCAGTTTACATTAAAATTACATTCTCTCCATTACACATATCATGATATACACCTGGTAATGTAAGGCTTGACAGACAGGAATGTAGGCCAGTGAACACAGTCAAAACAAACAGCAAACAAATAGCAAGCAAAGCAAAAGCTTTTAAGCGACTGTCAATCcacaagttaaatcccccagAGAGAGCCAGACCCATCTGAGGTAGAGGTTGTCCCAGTCATTGCTGGTTAGAGATCATTCACACAGAACAACTCAGAGATCCAGATGATCTTAACACAGCAGATAGAGCATCTCAAATTCATGTCAATAACTCAAGGTATTCCGTTAGAAAAGAATGAGCCATTATTAGATAGTATCACCTTTTTACAGTTGTTAAGATTAATTGTGTACCTTGTCGAATAATGTGTGTACGTTGTCAGACTAAGGCCACTGGTCAGGAATGCTAGTTACATGTATTCTCtttaatgttgtgtgtgtgttactcaggCTTCGGCTGCAATTTGTTCTTCTTGGGTTGGAAGAAGTTCTCCACAATAGCTTCCACCAGTGCATCTAGCTCCTTCTTCAGCTGCTCTATatcactgagagacagagagagacagagagacagagagagacagagagagatagtgagtgagtgagtgagtatgagtgacagagaaggtgtgtgtgtgtgtgtacctgttgccAGGAGCAGCACAAAGCTCAGTGTAGTATTTGATCTTGGGTTCAGTTCCACTGGTTCTCAAGGTGGCCACGCCCCcattggagaaggagaaggtgaTCATTGGACTACTGCTGGTGGGGAGAACCTAGGGGGGAATAGTGGTATGGAGAGAGGTAAGGAAGACTGGTGGGagtagggagaaagaaaaaccaACCAATgagtgtctgactgtctgtgatgggagtgtgtgtgtgtccttacagCCTTGTTGTCGGGCTGGTTACTGTCGTGGCCAGTGGTCAGGTCTCTCACAGCTGTGATGGCAAAACCACCACACTCTGAGGGGTACGCCCCCTTCTTATCACCATAGTTACGCAGCCTGTCGAACAGCGCGTGGATCACTTCCTGGTCGTGGCAGATAAAGTAGGAGTTCTTAGTGATGTGGTAACCatacctggagaggagaggggggtggggggggacttATTAGTATGTTAGTCAGAgttagagtgagagtgtgtgtgtttgtgtgccactTACTCCTCATAGATTGAGGTGAGTTGTTTGGATAGTGTGGTGTTCTTGGTCGCCAGATATGATGTCATCTCTCCAGCGATGGCCGCTGCACTGACTCCATCTTTATCCAGGACAGCAGTACTGCACATGTAGCCtggcacccacacccacacccacacacacacagtttactgACATTTAATGATGGTAGACAAACACAGTGAACACACAGCTCTTGCCAGCAGCGCACACAAGTTAGCATGATAATCCAATTAGACACAAGGTAGACATCATCTCATTATATAGCAacgtacaacacacacatccctcatgTGACCTTAATACAACCCTGGTCTGTGTATCTGACAATTATGTTAACCTTACATGGAGCTTCATACACACAGCCTctactctttcctctctctaaccccagacaacattgatgtgtgtgtgttgtgcgtgcaTGTACCTATGGCCTCCTCGAAGGCAAACAGCACAGTCTTCCCCTGGTGCAGCAGATCCCGGGCTCTGTTACCCATCCACTTAAAACCTGTCAGTGTTTCCTGTTCAGCCGagaacacaggaagtgaggtcattaGCAAGAGAATCACATCAAGACAAATAGAGAAGGTGTGCAACCAtggcagtgtgtttgtggtcgggtggttgcatgtgtgtgtgtatatgtgtgtgtcacctcaAAGTGGAAACCCTCCTTGAGGGCAATGGCCCGCAGGATCTTGGAAGAGACAGTGCTGGCCAGCATGTAGATGTTTTTCACAGCTGTTGGGTCAGGGTTGGTCTTTTTCCAGCAGGAGAACATCCACCAGCCCAGGAGGGCCCCCAGCTCATTACCAGTAAACACACGCCACAGGCCACTAGGGGAAGACAAGAGAGGTGAAATAGAGATGGACCTGGCAGAAACGATTAACAAACCTCCTACAGACAAGAGCTCCCACCCGCCCCCaccaagacgcacacacacacctcttctgtTTCTCAGCGATAGCGAGGCGGTCTGCATCAGGGTCGTTGGCCAGAACCACAGtggctccctctttctctgccagGGCGAACGACAGTGTCTACAAAAGAACAAgggcaagcacacatacactgttTAGTGTTTACTACTCATTTGAtatgcatatatgtgtgtgtgtgtgtatgtatatatatataccagaactccctccccctcctctgggtTGGGGTATTTCACTGTGGGGAACTCTGGGTCCGGGTCTTTCTGCTCCTTCACTGCATACGGTGGGTGGAGATCAAAAGCCTTGAATGCTGATTGGACAAAGGCGTGGCCTACTCCGTGCACAGATGTGTGCACCATCTTCACATCAGAACTCTTGTTGATGTCCCTGTGAGGGGGTGAGACcaagttgaggtgtgtgtgtgagtgtgtgattgtgtgtgtgtgtgtgtgtgcggccccACCTGTAGTGGCAGTGTTTCTGTATGGCCTtgtagtagtgtgtgtttgtgtcctggtAGGGGTCCTTCAGCAGGGGGCTCTTGAGAGCCAGGGTGGTGTCCCAGGACTGGGGCCAGGGCTCCAAGCTCTCCTCAATGGCCTTGGAGATGCCCTGGTCATGGGGGGGCACGATCTGGGCACCATTCTCCCAGtacacctggagggggggggggggggggggggggtggacaaaCATTAAATTACATCATTGTAAATAAACAAATTTAGTTTCCCCCCAAAATGTATACAAATGTGATAGGCTGGTGGTAGTTACCTTGTATCCGTTGTCCTGCTTGGGATTGTGGGAGGCCGTCACCATGATGCCAGCACACAACCCCAGGTGAGACACAGTgaagggctggagagagggagaggagcagaggggggaggggaggggacaggagggggagaacGTAAACAGTTTAACACCCCATAGTTCAAGGTCTGAGGACAACCCCTCATCTACACAGACAGCCATGTAAACAGACTGGTATCCACAGAGACAGAAATATTAGGACAGAGAAGAAGTGAAATATATGAGCTTTTAGAATGCTATTGACACTGTCAGCAGAACATTAAAGCTGACATCTATTTCAGTGTGAGCCAGGCTAATAGTCAATACCCTCTCCAGAAAGAGCACGCTTTATTTATAGATAACCCTGTGTGTAATGTGAGAGATTTATATCATGTGAATGTGCGTTCGAAAGTTCTGGTCTTTTAAGAGAAGGtggctgtgtgtccatgtgatGTGTGCATGAGCAAGGCATGCCCtaactgtgattggctgtcaggTATTGGTGAGAACCATAGATGGGCTGCCATCCAAGAGTAATggttttgtttgagagaaagggaaaaagaaagagagtctGTGTGCTTTTTAGGAGGTCACAACAGGTCACTGTTGACATGCTGTTCATTAATGACGAACAGAAAAGTTTGACAGTATGATCTCAGCACATCACGGTTGTTAAATCAGAGTCCTCCTAATGTTCGAATGTCTATTGAATATTTGTGAAGACCATGGGTGTACATGAATGGGTGTGTACAAAGTCTATAACATACGTATCAGAGTCAACATGCAGCTGAAACCTTAAACTATACCCTACTTAAACACActggatgtgtgcgtgtctgtgtaagGATTGGAGGTTGCCCACCTCCTTCCGTCTACCTCAGTGTCtgagtctctctgtcactcccttTCCCAGCACAAAGCCAGAACCAGCctccagagagagtgagagagtcggcgagtggtgaagtgtgtgtgtgtgtggagtagtTTCCCTTGTGAGGGGctaatgagagtgtgtgagtgtgcgcggGGAGGTCCTGGCGCACCACAAAGGGGGTGGGCGTGATGTCGGAGAAGAGGTGGACGGGCACGCCCCGGCTGGTGAAGACGGCCGCAGCCAGCCTGGCAAAGCACTTGCTGCTGCCACCGCTGACAGGGTGGGCACGGGCATCGTAGCCTATGACCACACCGCGTTCCGGCAGGTCCCCAAAGCATTGCTCCAAGTAACTACAAAACCcctgtagagagaggaggagggaacgaggaagggatggatggaaggagaggggagagagagatagagacagatggGTGGAATGAGAGAGATAAATGGAGATCACTCAGCGGGGTCTAAATAGGACACTCTTGACTACAGGAAATATCTCCCAATGGGGTAACTGACTGCCTGTTTGGGCATTCTACCTGTGTGGTctggatgatggtgaggtcatTCATGCAGGCGGTGCCAGGGCCCATGGCGGCCCGGAGACCTGCGGTGCCAAACTCCATCCTGGAGGAGAAGCATTTTTTGAGCTCCTGCAGAGCCCCCTCCTTTACCAGCTCCCGGACCTGAGCTACCGTCAGGGGATTCTGGGACACACGTGGTGAAGGCAGTCATGATCACAGTGTtcacagtgactgtaagaaagTCATCACTACCATAACTTATTCCATGTGACGCTTAACTACCCACACCAAGCCTCCTGTCTCACTCCAAAGACAATACTCACCGAGACGGTTAGCTATGTGGGCTAGCCTCCTTACGAGGTTATCTAAAAGGGGCGTAATTAATTAGATTTTCTTTACTAATTCCGCTTGATTGGTGGCGTCACATTCCCTTTTAGTGACGAGAATTGCTTTCCATGCTTCTGTCAAATGGATGCACGTTACTCTGATTAAGAGAAATCCTTCCATGCCTATCCACCATGTGGATTTAGATGAATTTTTCCTAAATTACATGGGTCTCGAGACAGATTTGGGGAGTCTTGCATGTATGTTTTAAGCTATACTGAATCAATAACTCAGAAGAGGTTGTAGTATCGCCAGGGTTGTAATCACTGGCACCCGGTGCTGAATGTCAAAAAACAAATCATGGGCATATTTCGGTGAGCTACAATGTAGAACTGTACACGTTTGAATGATTTAAAATCCGTTGTGCATTCAAAATATTATGACTGTCTTTGGACTTTACATTCACACCATGTTGTGTCTGAAGTTCAAATACAGTCCAGTGGTCTGAATTGTTTCTCAACCGAGAACTTCAGTTGACATAACAGTAGTCTGTGATTAGTACACCTAGCACTACGTGTGCTTTCCAATTATTTTGCAGGCATGAATTGGGCTTAATTCATAAAACGTGCCATTTTATTCGCCAATTTACGCACTAGTATAACAAACGTGACAGATCCACTGACAtttatgtagctagctagctagattagCTACTCACCTTGTCATATTCCAACCACTGCTTGATAGCGTGATCCAACTTGATGTCACCGGTGGTAGATAAACCGTTCTCCATATTTTCCCTttaatcttggcagtagcaccAAATAAATTGTAACCTGCCTTGAATTCTGGATACAGTAGCAAAGAACCTTTAAACCGAGTGCTGGATTCGCTTCCTATATGTAGAGGGCGGGGTTTACTTAAGGCGCGTCACGAGAGCCGTCGTACGTGCATAACGTAATTGATGATCATCAAAACACACCAAGATTCATTCGAACATACTGACACCAAAGAATCGATTAAATAAACACGTCAAAACAATGAACTTTAATTGATGGATAATGTGGAACAGACTCGTCCCGAACAGACTTGAAGCATTTATCAAATTATTTTAATTGAATCTTGAAAGATGACATGCCGATTCAGTTGTTCATGCAACTGCAAAAGTAGTACCACCATGTTATAGGACACAGCTTGGCCTAGATTCGGGGAATGTTCTGTTTGACACAAAAGTAAAGTCACTGTAATCACCTGGGTCAAACGCATTTCTTAAAATAATTGAGGAGCACTTGATACAGGCCCAAAAATGTAGTGTATCAAATTCACTTAAGGTTCTCAATAGTATTTGATCCAGGTCTGATAATACAGTAAGGCCATTATCTTCCAAGCTGACCGGTCCTCAATGACTGAGAGGCAAAAGTTAACAGTCAGCATAAAGCACATTATAAATATGTAATACCACTCAATAAGTAGTTAAAAATGAGCGTCATACATAGATCAAGTTTTTTTTATGTCTAGTCTCATTGGGCCATAATTACTACAACAACTCAACATCATATTCAGGCCTTTCAATCCAAACTTTAAATTAAAAGCAAAGTTGGAGAATTTTCTGACCATAACCCATAACTGACTGAAAATGAATGTATCTGTGTTGACTTGACTGAGGTTGACAAAACCCAACCCCGATCTAGTCTGAGATTACTGTTATATTGGATTGTGGCAGGAGCAATGAGGACATAGGTGTAGTTCCTTCTGTGTCCACCTGGTGGAGATGTAAGGCCTAGTGTGACACTGGGTGTAAGGGTCCTTCTGATTTCaaactcgcacacacgcacgcacacccttCAGGAGACAGCCCTTCTTCAGTCACTATCCCTATAAACTCTTGCGTTTCTTTTGTTTAATGATGAACAGGTTTTCGTCTGTGGGGTACATCTCATTGGCGGCCATGTTAGCTGCCTTCCTGTCCCTTCCTCTCGCTCTAATCTTCTTATTCTTCACTGCGCTGGTCTTCCCTTTCCCAAAAAGTCTTTCTGGGGGGTGGAGCCCAGGCTGGGGGGGTCTTGAGGAAGACGGGGTGGTGTCGAAAAACACAGGGGGGATTTCAGGAACCATAccatccttcttcttcttcttctttttcttctttttcttcttctggtcTCCACCTCGAGGGAAGTCCTGAGCCTCATCCACCATCAACGTGGCTGGTTTCTTAACTACAGAACCGGTTTTGGGGGTGTTCAGATGTTTGGGAATTTTTAGTTTTGAATGTTGCTGCTGTTTGTTGGCCATCTTGGTTTTGGGCATCCATGTTTTGGCCTGCCCTGGCTTGCTGTGCCCGGGAGCAGGTATGGGTTTCTGGTTATGGATGAGATTAGGGATGCGCACTGGTTTGTGGTTCTGGTAAGGGGTGTGGCTGCGTTTAGGGCAGTGGTTGGCTGAgtttttctgttttttcttGGGCGGTccgtctggtgtgtgtggagtctgGATCTCTGAAGGAAACAGGCCAGCCTCTATCAGctctgttacagagagagaaggagagggagagagagatggtgagggaAATAGAaagcgaggagagggagagagaaatgggtgaGAGagtttgggggaggaggggaagggaaagcaAGAGCGATTTTGAAAAATTTAGACTGCATTCCACAcctatctgtgtgtgcatgcatactgAGTTGTGTGCACGTGCGCGACATACCTTGGACCCTCTGCTGTATTCGGTAGTCTCTGCGATTGAAATCCCCTTTGATGTCATAGTAGTTAATGTAGGGGGTGCTGGGATATGTTCCGTTAAACATTCTCCTCTGAGAACagtcctgacacaaacacacacacacattcacagtaaGTAACATATAAAGTAGCTTCAGTGTAAGACTACAGCAGCCCACGGTAGCACATTTCCATTTTGTAGAGGCGGTACTCACATGGCCAAAGTGGCCTTTCCTGGAACAGTTGTAGCAGTAGGGAGGAGTTCTGCCATTATCCGGAGACTGCAGCTGCTTTGGAGGACCTGCCTGGATCTGGAGTGAGGGAGACAGgttgagaaggaggaagggagggaaggaaggaaggagggagtatGTTTTAGAAGGGGTTTATTCAGCAGTTCATCCACCTCGTCCACACAGCAGTTTACTGGTTCATTTTTGATGTACGTTTATTATTGATCCACCATTGTGTATTccatatgagtgtgtgagtgagtgtgtgcgaatGTGTTTGTGGATGAATATGGAGGTGATAAGAGACAGATTATGCTAGGTATAGTTAGGGACCGTAATGACCCTGTatattatagtgtgtgtgtgtatgtgtgtgtgtgtgtgtgtgtgtgtgtgtgtgtatgtgtgcgtgtgcgtgtgtgcattgaACCGAAGGTCCCATGCCCTGTGGACCACTGTTCTGAAAGCCTTCCGCGCTTGACTGCTTACAGCAAATATATactgataaagagagagagagagagagagagagagagagggagagagagagagagagagagagagagagggagagagagagagagagagagggagagagagagagagagagagagagagagagagagagagggagagagagagagagagagagggagagagagagagcgagagagagagagagaggctagcaCAGTGCGTTTACTGCTacgaacacacactgacagccgGGCTgatggacaggcag from Osmerus mordax isolate fOsmMor3 chromosome 14, fOsmMor3.pri, whole genome shotgun sequence harbors:
- the pgm2 gene encoding phosphoglucomutase-2 isoform X2, coding for MEFGTAGLRAAMGPGTACMNDLTIIQTTQGFCSYLEQCFGDLPERGVVIGYDARAHPVSGGSSKCFARLAAAVFTSRGVPVHLFSDITPTPFVPFTVSHLGLCAGIMVTASHNPKQDNGYKVYWENGAQIVPPHDQGISKAIEESLEPWPQSWDTTLALKSPLLKDPYQDTNTHYYKAIQKHCHYRDINKSSDVKMVHTSVHGVGHAFVQSAFKAFDLHPPYAVKEQKDPDPEFPTVKYPNPEEGEGVLTLSFALAEKEGATVVLANDPDADRLAIAEKQKSGLWRVFTGNELGALLGWWMFSCWKKTNPDPTAVKNIYMLASTVSSKILRAIALKEGFHFEETLTGFKWMGNRARDLLHQGKTVLFAFEEAIGYMCSTAVLDKDGVSAAAIAGEMTSYLATKNTTLSKQLTSIYEEYGYHITKNSYFICHDQEVIHALFDRLRNYGDKKGAYPSECGGFAITAVRDLTTGHDSNQPDNKAVLPTSSSPMITFSFSNGGVATLRTSGTEPKIKYYTELCAAPGNSDIEQLKKELDALVEAIVENFFQPKKNKLQPKPE
- the pgm2 gene encoding phosphoglucomutase-2 isoform X1 — translated: MENGLSTTGDIKLDHAIKQWLEYDKNPLTVAQVRELVKEGALQELKKCFSSRMEFGTAGLRAAMGPGTACMNDLTIIQTTQGFCSYLEQCFGDLPERGVVIGYDARAHPVSGGSSKCFARLAAAVFTSRGVPVHLFSDITPTPFVPFTVSHLGLCAGIMVTASHNPKQDNGYKVYWENGAQIVPPHDQGISKAIEESLEPWPQSWDTTLALKSPLLKDPYQDTNTHYYKAIQKHCHYRDINKSSDVKMVHTSVHGVGHAFVQSAFKAFDLHPPYAVKEQKDPDPEFPTVKYPNPEEGEGVLTLSFALAEKEGATVVLANDPDADRLAIAEKQKSGLWRVFTGNELGALLGWWMFSCWKKTNPDPTAVKNIYMLASTVSSKILRAIALKEGFHFEETLTGFKWMGNRARDLLHQGKTVLFAFEEAIGYMCSTAVLDKDGVSAAAIAGEMTSYLATKNTTLSKQLTSIYEEYGYHITKNSYFICHDQEVIHALFDRLRNYGDKKGAYPSECGGFAITAVRDLTTGHDSNQPDNKAVLPTSSSPMITFSFSNGGVATLRTSGTEPKIKYYTELCAAPGNSDIEQLKKELDALVEAIVENFFQPKKNKLQPKPE